A genomic region of Sulfobacillus acidophilus DSM 10332 contains the following coding sequences:
- a CDS encoding hypothetical protein (KEGG: tjr:TherJR_2775 hypothetical protein~SPTR: Putative uncharacterized protein) yields the protein MADDDFNHVSVQDMETLICQLPSVLRCAVTVTDWGAVEEIHVLATTDRSPKQIVRDVESALLARWNLRVDHKRISVAQIVDEENGPTVRQPARLTIVEYHMDIDSIQHLATTRVILKWSDAVDDQTYTGHWSGRYLGTQYYHVMAWAAVDALNQLPELPRPLVLLDLKTLILAERTVVAVALGQPGTRRQTTVLIGAAEERGDGQGASVRAVLDAVNRRISRV from the coding sequence TTGGCGGACGACGATTTTAATCATGTGTCGGTTCAGGACATGGAAACTCTCATTTGTCAATTACCGTCGGTGCTTCGCTGTGCGGTGACGGTGACGGACTGGGGAGCGGTAGAAGAAATCCATGTGTTGGCCACCACCGACCGTTCACCCAAGCAAATTGTCCGGGATGTGGAGAGTGCGCTATTGGCGCGGTGGAACTTGCGTGTGGATCACAAGCGGATCTCCGTAGCCCAAATCGTCGACGAAGAAAACGGTCCCACGGTACGCCAGCCCGCGCGCCTAACCATTGTGGAGTACCATATGGATATCGATTCGATTCAGCATCTGGCCACCACCCGGGTCATTCTGAAATGGAGTGATGCGGTGGACGATCAAACCTATACCGGCCATTGGAGCGGGCGCTATCTCGGGACCCAATACTATCATGTCATGGCTTGGGCAGCGGTGGATGCGCTCAACCAGTTACCGGAGCTACCCCGTCCGTTGGTGTTGTTGGACTTAAAAACCCTAATCCTCGCCGAGCGGACGGTGGTGGCAGTGGCGCTCGGACAACCGGGTACGCGGCGGCAAACCACCGTACTCATCGGAGCCGCCGAAGAGCGCGGCGACGGCCAGGGGGCCAGTGTGCGCGCTGTGCTGGATGCCGTTAATCGGCGGATTTCCCGGGTTTAA
- a CDS encoding Monosaccharide-transporting ATPase (PFAM: ABC transporter; Cobalt transport protein~COGs: COG1123 ATPase components of various ABC-type transport systems contain duplicated ATPase~InterPro IPR003593:IPR003439:IPR003339~KEGG: aac:Aaci_0945 ABC transporter related~PFAM: ABC transporter-like; Cobalt transport protein~PRIAM: Monosaccharide-transporting ATPase~SMART: ATPase, AAA+ type, core~SPTR: ABC transporter related protein): MMERPLGVDSRESSYWLQCRGVSVAYRRRLVLQAIDWTFREGSAVLLIGPSGAGKSTLAGLVAGLIPGVIEADIQGSWSRHPRLSRPGQVGYVFQDPDSQFCQLRAGEEVAFGLENLQVDPARMDPMILRALAHVDLPIPLELEHDVLSGGLKQRLAIASALAMEPPLLILDEPTANLDPRATAQVFETIRQLVDRQQSLLVIEHKFWDLLTVMPDVVILDATGHLRDAGPTDDVVGRQESWMKAAGLWREDPVRQWPGWDFEDRPSLVSLAQVTVERGRPLRPVLHDVSVEIRAGELIAVVGPNGAGKSTLLKVLAGLLKPRQGVRRLATQHPPAFGFQNPEHQFVFERVGDELANRIVGDALPPDTEALLRTFGLADHAHESPYSLSQGQKRRLSVATMIAQPHEVYLLDEPTFGQDPKTQDLIMKTLVDLCREGRAVVFATHDLDLVQQYASTVWVVQQGKILWQGPPDQLLDRPELMKSAHLMPDRAGLNTEPMTPIPRFARPERSTVLTRLNPAGKLVSFFVAVGLTVFIHHLSTAMAFAGLGILLLTGFSGLRVTQAIKRLLPFSVFFGLYTWMMAAYAAVGPHTPTVSVLWYHLSYPGLIKGLILGFRMLAAVTFGLVLVSTVDMVDLVKSLSRWFRVPPKFSYGTLAGLRFFPRFEEEWRQLTEARRVRGRETRQGWMKVVTYALPLLSQAVRLSERVAIAMEARGFQGPAAEDWRARTYYRVSPLTWRDGLFALVLWGVLFVLLTVKL; encoded by the coding sequence ATGATGGAACGCCCTCTCGGTGTAGACTCTCGCGAATCCTCATATTGGCTCCAATGCCGCGGGGTGTCGGTGGCCTACCGCCGACGCCTCGTCCTTCAGGCGATTGATTGGACATTTCGTGAAGGGTCGGCCGTCTTGCTCATCGGGCCCAGTGGAGCCGGTAAGTCGACGTTGGCGGGGTTGGTCGCCGGCTTGATTCCCGGCGTAATCGAAGCGGATATTCAGGGAAGCTGGTCCCGTCATCCGCGGCTATCCCGGCCAGGCCAAGTGGGATACGTGTTCCAAGATCCCGACAGTCAATTTTGCCAATTGCGGGCGGGAGAAGAGGTTGCGTTCGGCCTGGAAAACCTCCAGGTGGATCCGGCCCGGATGGATCCGATGATTCTCCGGGCATTGGCGCATGTGGATTTACCGATTCCGTTAGAGTTGGAACATGACGTGTTATCCGGCGGACTGAAGCAACGGCTGGCCATCGCGAGTGCGCTGGCCATGGAGCCGCCTCTTCTGATTTTAGACGAGCCGACCGCCAATCTCGATCCCCGCGCGACGGCTCAAGTGTTTGAGACTATTCGCCAACTGGTCGACCGGCAACAAAGTCTTTTGGTTATTGAGCACAAGTTTTGGGATTTATTGACCGTGATGCCGGACGTGGTGATACTCGACGCCACGGGACATCTGCGAGACGCCGGGCCCACGGATGACGTGGTAGGACGGCAAGAGTCTTGGATGAAGGCAGCCGGGCTTTGGCGAGAGGATCCGGTGCGGCAATGGCCGGGTTGGGATTTTGAGGATAGGCCATCTTTGGTATCGTTGGCGCAGGTGACGGTGGAACGCGGTCGACCGCTCCGGCCGGTGCTACACGATGTGTCGGTGGAGATCCGGGCCGGGGAACTGATTGCGGTGGTGGGACCCAACGGAGCCGGCAAATCAACGCTCCTTAAAGTGTTGGCGGGACTTCTCAAACCGCGTCAAGGCGTTCGTCGGCTAGCGACCCAACATCCGCCGGCATTTGGGTTTCAAAATCCGGAGCATCAGTTTGTCTTTGAACGTGTCGGGGACGAGCTGGCCAATCGCATCGTCGGGGATGCCTTGCCGCCGGATACCGAGGCGCTGTTGCGCACCTTCGGCCTGGCCGACCATGCTCACGAAAGTCCCTATAGTCTCAGCCAAGGGCAGAAACGGCGGTTGAGTGTGGCCACCATGATCGCCCAACCGCATGAGGTCTATCTGCTGGACGAACCCACTTTTGGGCAAGACCCTAAAACGCAAGACCTCATTATGAAGACGTTGGTCGACCTATGCCGAGAAGGGCGGGCGGTGGTCTTCGCCACGCACGATCTCGACTTGGTCCAGCAGTATGCCTCGACGGTGTGGGTGGTCCAGCAGGGCAAAATTTTGTGGCAGGGGCCGCCCGATCAGCTCTTAGACCGGCCGGAACTCATGAAATCGGCTCATTTAATGCCGGACCGAGCGGGTTTAAATACCGAGCCGATGACCCCTATTCCTCGATTTGCCAGACCGGAGCGGTCGACGGTGTTAACCCGGTTAAATCCGGCCGGGAAGCTGGTGAGTTTTTTTGTCGCGGTCGGGCTGACGGTTTTCATCCATCACTTGAGCACGGCGATGGCGTTTGCCGGTCTGGGGATTCTCTTGTTGACGGGTTTCAGTGGACTTCGGGTGACGCAGGCCATCAAAAGGCTGTTGCCGTTTAGCGTGTTTTTTGGTCTTTATACCTGGATGATGGCGGCTTACGCGGCCGTGGGGCCGCATACCCCGACGGTGTCCGTGCTATGGTATCACCTCAGTTACCCGGGTCTCATTAAGGGGTTGATTTTAGGGTTTCGGATGTTGGCCGCCGTCACATTTGGGCTGGTGCTGGTATCAACGGTCGATATGGTCGACTTGGTTAAAAGTCTCAGCCGATGGTTTCGCGTTCCGCCTAAGTTTTCCTATGGCACGTTGGCCGGCCTCCGATTTTTCCCGCGTTTTGAGGAAGAATGGCGGCAATTAACCGAAGCCCGGCGCGTGCGCGGGCGAGAAACCCGTCAAGGGTGGATGAAGGTGGTCACCTATGCCCTGCCGTTATTAAGCCAAGCCGTGCGGCTATCCGAACGGGTGGCGATTGCGATGGAGGCCCGGGGATTTCAAGGGCCCGCGGCGGAGGATTGGCGGGCAAGGACCTATTATCGCGTGAGCCCGCTCACATGGCGTGACGGGCTCTTTGCGCTCGTACTTTGGGGTGTTCTCTTCGTCCTATTGACGGTTAAGCTGTAG
- a CDS encoding stage II sporulation protein M (PFAM: Integral membrane protein DUF95~TIGRFAM: stage II sporulation protein M~InterPro IPR014196:IPR002798~KEGG: gct:GC56T3_1185 stage II sporulation protein M~PFAM: Protein of unknown function DUF95, transmembrane~SPTR: Stage II sporulation protein M;~TIGRFAM: Sporulation stage II, protein M) → MVVAQPGNPLQAHFGRYTGALYIVLAVFLVGGLFGALALGTLTVADRVLLIGYIHRFVEVEAVAPTWHGVFRPALTQNLKLLGLLYLLGVSVAGMPFVVIIVFFRGFVLGFSVAFLVGTLHWPGIWLSLITIGLDNMFLLPALLIVAAVGLGFSWELISPGTRDSHPSALEGFAYFTGLVMVMALVFLVGTGLESYVAPGLVHWLSPWGV, encoded by the coding sequence ATGGTGGTGGCCCAACCCGGAAATCCGTTGCAGGCCCATTTCGGACGATACACGGGAGCGCTATACATTGTATTAGCCGTGTTTTTGGTCGGAGGCCTGTTTGGCGCGTTGGCCCTCGGGACGTTGACCGTCGCTGATCGGGTCTTGTTAATCGGGTATATCCATCGTTTCGTAGAGGTGGAGGCGGTGGCGCCGACCTGGCATGGTGTATTTCGTCCCGCGTTAACCCAAAACCTCAAATTGCTGGGGTTATTGTATCTATTGGGTGTCTCGGTGGCCGGGATGCCGTTTGTCGTGATCATTGTGTTTTTTCGCGGCTTTGTGTTAGGGTTTTCGGTGGCGTTTTTAGTCGGTACGCTCCATTGGCCGGGCATTTGGCTTAGTCTAATTACCATCGGCCTCGACAATATGTTTTTGTTACCGGCCTTATTAATTGTGGCGGCCGTCGGCCTCGGATTTTCTTGGGAATTAATCTCTCCTGGCACACGGGATAGTCACCCCTCCGCGTTAGAAGGATTTGCCTACTTTACGGGATTAGTCATGGTGATGGCTTTGGTCTTTTTGGTCGGAACCGGCTTGGAATCGTATGTCGCCCCGGGATTGGTGCACTGGCTTAGCCCCTGGGGGGTTTAG
- a CDS encoding protein of unknown function DUF423 (PFAM: Protein of unknown function (DUF423)~COGs: COG2363 Uncharacterized small membrane protein~InterPro IPR006696~KEGG: bts:Btus_1978 protein of unknown function DUF423~PFAM: Protein of unknown function DUF423~SPTR: Putative uncharacterized protein), with amino-acid sequence MVSLLFVAAVLGFLGVGLGAFGAHGLRAKITPESLAVYQTGVQYHLIHTVAIVLAALLTDRLAATNWVLLAGWFFFAGIIVFSGSLYILAISGQRRWGAVTPIGGLLFLAGWALLAISALSGI; translated from the coding sequence ATGGTGAGTTTATTGTTTGTGGCGGCCGTATTAGGGTTTTTAGGTGTCGGGTTGGGCGCTTTTGGCGCTCATGGGTTACGCGCCAAGATCACGCCGGAATCCCTCGCGGTTTATCAAACCGGGGTGCAATATCATCTCATCCATACCGTCGCGATTGTGTTGGCCGCCCTTTTGACGGATCGATTAGCGGCCACCAATTGGGTCTTGTTAGCCGGGTGGTTCTTTTTTGCCGGCATCATCGTGTTTTCGGGCAGTCTCTATATCTTGGCGATTTCCGGCCAACGGCGGTGGGGTGCGGTGACGCCGATTGGCGGTCTTTTGTTTTTAGCCGGGTGGGCACTCTTGGCGATCTCGGCGCTCTCCGGCATCTAG
- a CDS encoding Methyltransferase type 11 (PFAM: Methyltransferase domain~InterPro IPR013216~KEGG: rci:RCIX628 putative SAM-dependent methyltransferase~PFAM: Methyltransferase type 11~SPTR: SAM-dependent methyltransferase): MSLDAYYSARAKAYENVYTEVDATRRSELNQIRNILTDLFAGHTVLEVACGTGYWTRALAAKAAQVVAIDASTAMLEVAQSHLVASTTVTFYHADAYHLDAVPGTFSGGMANFWLSHVPKSRLHAFLTQFHRRLEPKATVMLADNVYIPGVGGDLITKPADDNTYKRRQCDGRVYEVLKNYYTSEELWSLFEPYADHLTIRMGYGYWWLWYTVKPF, encoded by the coding sequence GTGTCGTTAGACGCGTACTATAGCGCCCGGGCCAAAGCATATGAGAACGTCTATACCGAAGTGGACGCGACCCGCCGCTCGGAGCTCAATCAGATCCGCAACATCCTAACCGACCTCTTTGCCGGTCACACCGTTTTGGAGGTGGCCTGCGGCACCGGCTACTGGACGCGGGCACTGGCGGCTAAAGCGGCGCAAGTCGTGGCCATAGATGCGTCGACCGCGATGTTGGAAGTGGCTCAATCCCACCTCGTCGCGTCGACCACGGTCACCTTTTATCATGCCGATGCCTATCACCTCGATGCCGTGCCCGGCACCTTTTCGGGCGGGATGGCGAATTTCTGGCTGTCCCATGTGCCCAAATCTCGTCTCCACGCGTTTCTAACCCAATTTCACCGGCGCCTAGAGCCGAAAGCCACCGTCATGCTGGCGGATAATGTCTATATTCCGGGCGTCGGCGGTGATTTAATCACCAAGCCCGCGGATGACAACACCTATAAGCGGCGTCAGTGCGACGGCCGCGTGTACGAGGTCTTAAAAAACTATTACACCTCAGAAGAACTATGGTCCCTCTTCGAACCCTATGCGGATCATCTGACCATACGAATGGGTTATGGGTATTGGTGGCTCTGGTATACGGTGAAGCCCTTCTGA
- a CDS encoding Ferredoxin--NADP reductase (PFAM: Pyridine nucleotide-disulphide oxidoreductase~COGs: COG0492 Thioredoxin reductase~HAMAP: Ferredoxin--NADP reductase~InterPro IPR013027~KEGG: aac:Aaci_1778 FAD-dependent pyridine nucleotide-disulphide oxidoreductase~PFAM: FAD-dependent pyridine nucleotide-disulphide oxidoreductase~PRIAM: Ferredoxin--NADP(+) reductase~SPTR: FAD-dependent pyridine nucleotide-disulphide oxidoreductase), which translates to MAEYDLVIIGGGPVGLFGATLARLHGLSVKIIESLPELGGQLYALYPEKPIYDVAGFPSILAKDLAQALIKQAERFQPDVATGAPVETLEPLGGDPPRYRVSTKQGSDVARAVLITVGVGAFVPRRLPAEGAENFEERGVYYFVPPLATFKNQRVVVVGGGDTAVDWTLAIAEHADEVAIVHRRHQFRAQEESLRMLREKPNVRVFTPHELVAVEGDDAIQQVVLKHVENGEHTPYPVDSVVGGLGFLPTLGPVKNWGLELEGNTIVVNPTTLGTNLPGVFAAGDVVTYPGKVKLIATGFGEIGTAIARIRHFIDPSKHGLPHSTNIKGIPTA; encoded by the coding sequence ATGGCAGAATATGATCTCGTGATTATTGGGGGCGGCCCCGTCGGATTATTTGGTGCCACGTTAGCGCGATTACATGGACTGAGTGTCAAAATCATCGAGAGCTTACCGGAACTCGGTGGCCAACTTTATGCCCTCTATCCGGAAAAACCCATCTACGATGTCGCCGGATTCCCCAGCATTTTGGCCAAAGATTTAGCGCAAGCCTTAATTAAACAAGCCGAACGGTTTCAGCCCGATGTCGCCACGGGAGCCCCGGTTGAAACCCTCGAGCCGTTAGGGGGCGATCCGCCTCGCTACCGCGTCTCCACCAAGCAGGGTTCTGACGTCGCACGAGCCGTTCTCATCACTGTAGGGGTTGGCGCCTTTGTGCCGCGTCGACTGCCCGCGGAAGGCGCCGAAAACTTTGAAGAACGTGGTGTCTATTATTTTGTGCCGCCGTTGGCGACCTTCAAAAACCAGCGGGTTGTGGTCGTCGGCGGAGGTGACACCGCCGTGGACTGGACCCTGGCGATTGCCGAACACGCCGATGAAGTGGCCATTGTCCACCGTCGCCATCAATTTCGGGCCCAAGAAGAAAGTTTGCGTATGTTGCGGGAGAAACCCAATGTGCGCGTGTTCACGCCCCATGAGTTGGTGGCCGTGGAAGGGGACGATGCCATTCAACAAGTGGTATTGAAACATGTGGAAAACGGGGAACACACCCCGTACCCGGTAGATTCCGTGGTCGGTGGACTCGGCTTTTTACCGACTTTGGGTCCGGTGAAAAACTGGGGTTTAGAGCTCGAGGGCAATACGATTGTCGTGAATCCGACCACCCTCGGTACGAATTTACCCGGCGTTTTTGCCGCCGGTGACGTCGTCACCTATCCCGGCAAGGTCAAACTAATTGCCACCGGATTTGGCGAAATCGGTACCGCCATTGCCCGCATTCGGCACTTCATCGATCCGTCCAAACACGGTTTGCCGCATTCCACCAACATTAAAGGCATTCCTACAGCTTAA
- a CDS encoding NUDIX hydrolase (PFAM: NUDIX domain~InterPro IPR000086~KEGG: aac:Aaci_1754 NUDIX hydrolase~PFAM: NUDIX hydrolase domain~SPTR: NUDIX hydrolase) codes for MEKSRGKSHIAFQGRVLTVRVDPVEAKSGPTTREVVERRPAVGIVAETPDQRVVVIRQFRWPVQDTLWELPAGLIDAGEEPVQAAARELAEETGYRAQHWQLLHHYYSSPGFTTEEIYLFSASDLTEGDCRPDSDEEIERDLWDADQVRRALANGDVRNGIALIGLYWWLSGRKRG; via the coding sequence GTGGAAAAGTCCCGCGGAAAGAGCCACATTGCGTTTCAAGGGCGGGTCCTCACGGTGCGGGTCGACCCGGTAGAAGCGAAGTCCGGTCCCACCACCCGGGAAGTGGTGGAGCGTCGACCGGCCGTGGGCATTGTGGCCGAAACCCCCGATCAACGGGTGGTCGTAATCCGGCAATTTCGCTGGCCGGTCCAGGACACGCTGTGGGAGTTGCCGGCGGGGTTAATTGACGCGGGGGAAGAGCCTGTTCAGGCGGCCGCACGCGAATTGGCCGAAGAAACCGGGTATCGTGCGCAGCATTGGCAATTGCTCCATCATTATTATTCCAGTCCGGGATTTACGACGGAGGAAATCTATTTATTTAGTGCTTCTGATCTCACGGAGGGGGATTGCCGACCGGATTCCGACGAAGAAATCGAGCGGGACTTATGGGACGCGGATCAAGTCCGGCGGGCCCTGGCGAATGGGGACGTCCGGAACGGGATTGCGCTCATCGGCCTTTATTGGTGGCTTTCCGGGCGTAAACGCGGTTAA
- a CDS encoding protein of unknown function DUF6 transmembrane (PFAM: EamA-like transporter family~InterPro IPR000620~KEGG: bts:Btus_2612 protein of unknown function DUF6 transmembrane~PFAM: Protein of unknown function DUF6, transmembrane~SPTR: Putative uncharacterized protein) — translation MRQRRTVWIPMTMVLIAATSYGLVTPLVKWASLQGIDISWLTVGQYPIPLLGFWLGSRLHRERPLTRSERRWTVLVGGAGSLTALTYYQALKWLSGPVAITLLFQFTWMLPVISRIFGGSPLRRREIGAIAAIIAGTVLQILQLPNRWPLIGTGLGLLAGLSYAVALYGSSRFSESAPLWRRAFESTLFGAFLIIVGYRGWTFMGHMTRGWIWGSLIGLFSQFIPMLLIYRATPRLSHAATAILASFELPVAVVVSWLGLKEPVPLVEWLGIGIMMVGIVAGSWPSEA, via the coding sequence GTGAGACAGCGCCGCACCGTGTGGATCCCCATGACGATGGTTTTAATCGCCGCGACGTCCTACGGCTTGGTCACCCCTTTGGTGAAATGGGCCTCCCTTCAAGGCATCGACATTTCGTGGCTGACGGTGGGGCAGTATCCGATTCCGCTCCTCGGATTCTGGTTGGGCAGTCGTCTGCATCGAGAGCGACCCCTAACCCGTTCGGAGCGGAGGTGGACCGTCCTTGTCGGCGGGGCCGGGAGTCTTACCGCTTTAACCTATTATCAAGCCCTAAAATGGTTATCCGGGCCGGTCGCCATTACGTTACTCTTTCAGTTTACGTGGATGTTACCGGTCATAAGCCGCATCTTCGGCGGTTCTCCCCTCCGCCGCCGAGAAATCGGAGCCATCGCCGCCATCATTGCAGGCACGGTGCTGCAAATCCTGCAACTGCCTAATCGTTGGCCGCTCATCGGCACGGGACTCGGACTACTAGCCGGCCTTTCTTATGCCGTTGCCCTTTACGGGTCGTCACGGTTTTCGGAAAGCGCACCCCTTTGGCGCCGCGCCTTTGAATCAACCCTGTTCGGGGCGTTTCTAATCATCGTCGGTTACCGGGGATGGACCTTTATGGGACACATGACACGGGGTTGGATATGGGGCAGTCTCATCGGCCTTTTTAGCCAATTTATTCCGATGTTATTGATATACCGGGCGACGCCCCGTTTAAGCCACGCGGCGACCGCCATCCTTGCCTCTTTTGAATTACCGGTCGCCGTCGTGGTGTCCTGGCTCGGCCTCAAGGAACCGGTGCCATTGGTGGAATGGCTCGGTATCGGCATCATGATGGTCGGCATTGTTGCCGGTTCCTGGCCCTCCGAGGCATAA
- a CDS encoding ABC-type thiamin-related transport system, permease component 1 (PFAM: ABC-type cobalt transport system, permease component~COGs: COG4721 membrane protein~InterPro IPR017195~KEGG: aac:Aaci_0944 ABC-type thiamin-related transport system, permease component 1, predicted~PFAM: ABC-type thiamin-related transport system, permease component 1, predicted~SPTR: ABC-type thiamin-related transport system, permease component 1, predicted), with the protein MGWKMRDIVLTAIFAAISGAIYLGWDFLFKLLPPTINPVAEAAFNGLWWIAGGIVPFIVRRPGAAFLAESIGGFVEFALGSPYGIQAFTIGMAQGLGIELGFMIGRYRRYSLGWLMFATALGGIGNYVYSYFYYGVNQYRPGVQLGYLIVTMVSGAVLSGLISWLIGRGLDRTGVLRNYAIDRDNQAMST; encoded by the coding sequence ATGGGTTGGAAAATGCGGGATATTGTGCTGACGGCCATCTTTGCGGCCATTTCGGGCGCGATTTATTTAGGCTGGGATTTTTTGTTTAAGTTATTGCCGCCCACGATTAATCCGGTGGCGGAGGCCGCGTTTAATGGGCTTTGGTGGATTGCCGGGGGGATTGTGCCGTTTATTGTGCGTCGGCCCGGGGCCGCCTTCTTGGCGGAATCCATCGGAGGATTTGTCGAGTTTGCGTTAGGGAGTCCGTATGGAATTCAGGCCTTCACCATCGGCATGGCGCAAGGGCTCGGCATTGAGCTCGGCTTCATGATCGGTCGCTACCGCCGTTACAGTTTAGGCTGGCTCATGTTTGCCACGGCGTTGGGCGGCATCGGCAATTATGTCTACTCCTATTTTTATTACGGGGTCAATCAATATCGCCCCGGCGTGCAACTGGGTTATCTTATCGTGACGATGGTGAGCGGCGCCGTTTTGTCCGGCCTCATCTCGTGGCTTATCGGGCGCGGGTTGGACCGTACCGGCGTGCTGCGGAATTACGCGATTGACCGAGACAATCAGGCGATGTCCACATGA
- a CDS encoding leucine dehydrogenase (PFAM: Glutamate/Leucine/Phenylalanine/Valine dehydrogenase; Glu/Leu/Phe/Val dehydrogenase, dimerisation domain~COGs: COG0334 Glutamate dehydrogenase/leucine dehydrogenase~InterPro IPR006097:IPR006096~KEGG: tmr:Tmar_1151 leucine dehydrogenase~PFAM: Glutamate/phenylalanine/leucine/valine dehydrogenase, dimerisation region; Glutamate/phenylalanine/leucine/valine dehydrogenase, C-terminal~PRIAM: Leucine dehydrogenase~SPTR: Leucine dehydrogenase), producing MNIFEQMEKYGHEQVVFWYDKTTGLKAIVGIHDTTLGPALGGCRMWPYASEEDAITDVLRLSRGMTYKNAAMGLDLGGGKSVIWADSRTDKSEALFRSFGRLIQSLGGRYITAEDVGTNADDMAVVARETAFVGGLKETSGDPSPATALGVLEGMKAAANMVWGSESLRGKHVAIQGLGHVGSILARMLLDEGAQLTVTDIHVEEARPLAESLGVAWVDPEAIYDVACDIFAPCALGAILNDETIPRLQCKIVAGSANNQLKEPRHGLELMRRNILYVPDYVINGGGVVNVADEFHRDGYHRERAYARVRQIGQQVSQILAHAEETNVPTQEAADQVAEQRIRTLGKVKSGFLPPARR from the coding sequence GAGAAGTACGGACACGAACAGGTCGTGTTCTGGTATGACAAAACCACGGGTCTAAAGGCCATTGTCGGCATTCATGATACGACACTCGGGCCGGCGTTGGGCGGATGCCGGATGTGGCCTTATGCCTCGGAGGAGGACGCAATAACGGACGTGCTGCGTCTGTCCCGGGGGATGACGTATAAAAATGCCGCCATGGGGCTCGACTTGGGGGGCGGCAAGTCGGTCATTTGGGCCGATAGCCGTACCGACAAAAGCGAAGCGCTCTTCCGCTCGTTCGGCCGTTTGATTCAAAGCTTGGGCGGTCGTTATATTACCGCGGAAGATGTCGGAACCAATGCCGACGACATGGCCGTCGTCGCTCGCGAAACCGCATTTGTGGGCGGGCTCAAAGAGACGAGCGGCGATCCCTCTCCAGCGACCGCTTTGGGTGTGTTAGAGGGAATGAAGGCGGCGGCGAACATGGTGTGGGGATCCGAAAGTTTACGCGGCAAACACGTCGCCATCCAAGGGTTGGGTCATGTGGGGTCGATTTTGGCCCGGATGTTGCTCGACGAAGGGGCTCAATTAACCGTGACCGATATTCACGTCGAAGAAGCCCGGCCGCTAGCCGAATCTTTAGGCGTCGCCTGGGTGGATCCCGAAGCCATTTATGATGTGGCCTGCGATATCTTTGCGCCGTGTGCCCTCGGAGCGATATTGAATGACGAGACCATCCCCCGACTGCAATGTAAAATTGTGGCGGGTTCGGCCAACAATCAACTCAAAGAGCCTCGCCACGGCTTAGAGTTGATGCGCCGTAACATTTTGTACGTACCCGATTACGTCATTAACGGCGGCGGCGTCGTCAATGTGGCGGATGAATTTCACCGTGACGGGTATCACCGTGAGCGGGCCTATGCCCGGGTTCGGCAAATCGGTCAGCAGGTAAGCCAAATCTTGGCCCATGCGGAAGAGACGAACGTGCCCACCCAAGAAGCGGCCGATCAGGTGGCCGAACAGCGCATTCGGACCTTGGGGAAAGTAAAATCCGGCTTTCTTCCACCGGCTCGACGGTAG